A stretch of Bacillus pseudomycoides DNA encodes these proteins:
- the metH gene encoding methionine synthase, translating to MRSIEERLQHDILILDGAMGTMIQQADLTAQDFGGEEYEGCNEYLVKTRPDVILDIHKAYIKAGADIIETNTFGATNIVLHDYELSHLDEELNERAACLAKQAVSESGKEVYVAGAMGPTTKAISVTGGVTFEGLIEAYARQARGLLRGGVDVLLVETSQDMRNVKAAYLGIQQAFIEANHTVPLMISGTIEPMGTTLAGQTIEAFYLSVEHMKPLSVGLNCATGPEFMREHIRSLSDLSECYISCYPNAGLPDEDGHYHESPTSLAEKVKQFAEEGWINIIGGCCGTTPDHIRAIKASLESLKPRENHEREGHGISGLESLQYDDSMRPLFVGERTNVIGSRKFKRLVAEGNFEEAAEIARAQVKKNAHIIDICMADPDRDEVEDMENFLAEVTKVLKVPIMIDSTDENVMAKALTYIQGKGVINSINLENGEERFEKVAPLLRKYGAAIVVGTIDEAGMAVSAERKLEIAKRSYELLTMKYGIRPSDIIFDALVFPVGTGDEEYIGSAAATIEGIRLIKEALPECLTILGVSNISFGLPPTGREVLNSVFLYHATKAGLDYAIVNTEKLERYASIPEKEKELADALLFETTKETLEEFTNFYRVAKKKEAVIQETLTLDERLANYIIEGTKQGLQEDLSLALTEGRKPLDIINGPLMTGMDEVGRLFNNNELIVAEVLQSAESMKAAVAHLEPYMESSDSAKKGKVLLATVKGDVHDIGKNLVEIILSNNGYDIVNLGINVRSDRIVQEVKEKKPDIIGLSGLLVKSAQQMVATAEDLQAANIDIPIVVGGAALTRKFTDNRISPSYNGLVLYASDAMTGLDLINRLQKEEEREKMKQEKKNRHLHVVVEKQEEKKAELPAVIEPLAPAEVMIPDSTKRVVLRDIPVSHLAPFLNRQMLIGHHLGLKGNVKKLLREGDKRVHELNDLIDELLQEGQSWLRPKAIYQFFPAQSDGQMIIIYDPEDHTRVLERFSFPRQGKAPHRTLGDYLRPLGDKMDYVAFLSVTVGQGVRDIAEEWKEKGDYLRSHVIQSLALELAEGLAEKTHMLIRDRFGIPDSPEMTMEERFRTKYQGIRVSFGYPACPELSDQEKLFRLIQPEEIGISLTEGFMMEPEASVTAMVFAHPEARYFSVL from the coding sequence ATGAGATCGATAGAAGAGAGATTACAACATGATATTTTAATATTAGATGGTGCGATGGGAACAATGATTCAGCAAGCGGATTTAACTGCACAAGATTTTGGCGGCGAAGAATATGAAGGGTGTAATGAATACTTAGTAAAAACAAGACCAGATGTTATTTTAGATATCCATAAAGCTTATATTAAAGCAGGTGCGGATATTATCGAAACAAATACGTTTGGTGCCACGAATATTGTATTACATGATTACGAGTTATCTCATTTAGATGAAGAGCTGAATGAAAGAGCTGCATGTTTAGCGAAACAAGCTGTAAGTGAGAGTGGTAAAGAAGTATATGTAGCCGGCGCGATGGGACCGACGACAAAAGCAATTAGTGTAACTGGTGGTGTAACTTTCGAAGGATTAATTGAGGCATACGCTAGGCAAGCGAGGGGGTTATTGCGGGGCGGCGTTGATGTATTGCTTGTAGAGACGAGCCAAGATATGCGTAATGTGAAAGCAGCGTATTTAGGAATTCAGCAAGCATTTATAGAAGCGAATCATACGGTTCCGCTTATGATTTCAGGAACTATTGAACCGATGGGGACAACGTTAGCAGGGCAAACGATTGAGGCTTTTTATTTATCGGTTGAACATATGAAACCATTATCTGTCGGATTAAATTGTGCGACAGGACCAGAATTTATGCGTGAACATATTCGTTCTCTTTCTGATTTATCGGAGTGTTATATTTCATGTTATCCAAACGCTGGTCTTCCGGACGAGGATGGGCATTATCATGAGTCGCCAACGTCACTTGCAGAAAAGGTGAAACAGTTTGCCGAAGAAGGGTGGATTAATATTATCGGTGGTTGTTGCGGGACAACACCTGATCATATAAGAGCAATAAAAGCTTCGCTTGAGTCTCTTAAACCACGCGAGAATCATGAACGAGAAGGTCATGGGATTAGTGGTTTAGAATCATTGCAATATGATGATTCCATGAGACCGTTATTCGTTGGTGAAAGAACCAATGTGATTGGGTCACGCAAATTCAAACGGTTAGTAGCAGAAGGGAATTTTGAAGAGGCTGCTGAAATTGCGAGGGCACAAGTGAAGAAAAATGCGCATATTATTGATATTTGTATGGCAGATCCTGACCGTGATGAAGTAGAAGATATGGAAAACTTTTTAGCGGAGGTTACGAAAGTATTAAAGGTTCCAATTATGATTGATTCAACGGATGAAAACGTAATGGCGAAAGCTCTTACTTATATACAAGGAAAGGGTGTCATTAACTCTATTAATTTAGAAAATGGAGAAGAGCGTTTTGAAAAAGTAGCGCCGCTCCTGCGCAAATATGGTGCGGCAATTGTAGTTGGTACAATTGATGAAGCTGGCATGGCAGTTAGTGCAGAAAGAAAGTTAGAAATCGCAAAAAGAAGTTACGAACTATTAACAATGAAATACGGAATACGTCCATCCGATATAATTTTCGATGCACTTGTTTTTCCGGTAGGAACTGGTGATGAAGAATATATTGGCTCTGCAGCAGCGACAATAGAAGGAATTCGCCTTATTAAAGAAGCTTTGCCAGAGTGCTTAACGATTTTAGGTGTAAGTAATATATCATTTGGTTTACCACCAACTGGTCGAGAAGTGCTAAACTCAGTCTTTTTATATCATGCAACGAAGGCCGGACTTGATTACGCGATTGTGAATACTGAAAAACTAGAACGCTATGCATCCATTCCAGAAAAGGAAAAGGAACTCGCAGATGCTCTATTATTTGAGACAACGAAAGAAACACTAGAAGAATTTACGAACTTTTACCGGGTAGCGAAGAAAAAAGAAGCGGTCATACAAGAAACATTAACGCTTGATGAAAGGTTAGCAAATTATATTATAGAAGGAACAAAGCAAGGGTTACAGGAAGATTTAAGTCTCGCGCTTACAGAAGGAAGAAAGCCACTTGATATTATTAACGGTCCACTTATGACCGGAATGGACGAAGTGGGTCGTTTGTTTAATAACAATGAGCTTATTGTTGCTGAAGTATTACAAAGTGCAGAAAGTATGAAAGCTGCTGTAGCGCATTTGGAGCCTTATATGGAATCTAGTGATAGTGCGAAAAAAGGAAAAGTATTACTAGCAACTGTAAAAGGTGATGTACATGATATTGGTAAAAACCTTGTAGAAATTATTTTATCGAATAATGGCTATGATATTGTCAATTTAGGTATCAATGTCCGCTCTGATCGCATTGTTCAAGAAGTAAAAGAAAAGAAACCAGATATTATCGGACTTTCTGGATTATTAGTAAAATCGGCACAACAAATGGTAGCGACTGCTGAAGATTTACAAGCGGCAAATATTGATATTCCAATTGTTGTAGGTGGTGCGGCATTGACAAGAAAGTTTACAGATAACCGTATTTCACCTTCTTATAATGGACTTGTGTTATATGCAAGCGATGCGATGACAGGACTTGATCTTATCAATCGATTACAAAAAGAAGAAGAACGAGAAAAAATGAAGCAGGAAAAAAAGAATCGTCATCTTCATGTTGTTGTTGAGAAACAAGAGGAGAAAAAAGCGGAACTACCAGCTGTAATCGAACCGTTAGCACCAGCGGAGGTTATGATACCAGATTCAACAAAGCGGGTCGTACTTCGTGATATCCCAGTTTCACATCTTGCACCATTTTTAAATAGACAAATGTTAATTGGACATCATCTTGGTTTAAAAGGAAATGTGAAAAAACTGCTTAGGGAAGGAGATAAACGGGTGCATGAATTAAATGATTTAATTGATGAACTACTGCAAGAAGGTCAATCTTGGCTGCGTCCAAAAGCTATTTATCAATTTTTCCCTGCACAAAGTGATGGACAAATGATTATTATTTATGACCCAGAAGATCATACACGTGTACTAGAGCGTTTTTCATTCCCAAGACAAGGGAAAGCTCCGCACCGTACATTAGGAGATTATTTAAGACCGCTCGGAGATAAAATGGATTATGTTGCCTTTTTATCTGTTACAGTTGGGCAAGGAGTCCGTGATATTGCGGAAGAATGGAAGGAGAAAGGGGATTATTTACGTAGCCATGTTATCCAATCATTGGCTTTAGAATTAGCAGAAGGTCTTGCTGAAAAAACACATATGTTGATTCGTGATCGCTTTGGAATTCCAGATTCACCGGAGATGACAATGGAAGAACGATTCCGTACAAAATATCAAGGAATTCGTGTTTCTTTTGGTTATCCGGCCTGTCCAGAACTATCGGATCAAGAAAAACTATTTCGCTTAATTCAGCCAGAGGAAATTGGAATTTCACTAACAGAAGGATTTATGATGGAGCCGGAAGCATCTGTAACGGCAATGGTATTTGCTCACCCCGAAGCACGGTATTTTAGTGTACTATAG
- a CDS encoding bifunctional homocysteine S-methyltransferase/methylenetetrahydrofolate reductase: MKILDLLSKGIVIGDGAIGTLLHSHGLQSSFEELNLSDPDLIISIHKQYVAAGADVIQTNTYGANEAKLRAYGLENQVVQINRAAVKLAKASVTDKNAILGTIGGMKHIGAVTTTDMEREFMLLEQAGALIEERVDGLLLETFYDEFELLHAVKVLRKQTDIPIIAQLALHEAGTTQNGNDVNEILTQLLDYGANVVGLNCQLGPLHMTEALKMISIPKSGYLSAYPNAGLPNYVEGRYVYEGSPAYFEEMTPKFIEQGIRLLGGCCGTTPAHIERMKRAIANVTPVTEKQIVQRQQVVHMQTKRASTHVTLAEKAKKQTTVVVELDPPKTLDTQRFFEGARALKRAGADAITLADNSLASPRISNMAMGALLTKHDIPVLTHLTCRDHNVIGLQSHLLGLSALGMEEVLALTGDPARVGDFPGATSVYDLSSIELIKMIKEMNEGRSILGKTIGSATRFSVGGAFNPHVRHLKAAVKRMERKVAAGAEYFLTQPIYDVDLIEEVYEATKHLEQPVFIGIMPLVSKRNADFLHFEVPGITLPEEVRQRMGGHETQESAVEEGIRISQELIDAAMKYFNGIYLITPFLKYEITENLVKYVKEKQEVKEGIN; this comes from the coding sequence GTGAAAATTCTAGATTTATTATCAAAAGGAATTGTTATCGGTGATGGCGCAATTGGTACGTTATTACATTCCCATGGTTTGCAAAGTAGTTTTGAAGAATTAAATCTATCAGATCCAGATTTAATTATATCTATTCATAAACAATATGTAGCTGCTGGTGCGGATGTGATTCAAACAAATACGTATGGCGCAAATGAAGCAAAATTACGTGCATATGGCCTAGAAAATCAGGTTGTTCAAATTAATAGAGCGGCGGTAAAACTGGCGAAAGCATCCGTGACAGATAAGAATGCTATTTTAGGTACAATTGGTGGGATGAAACATATCGGCGCGGTCACAACGACTGATATGGAACGGGAATTTATGTTGCTTGAGCAAGCTGGGGCATTAATAGAAGAACGTGTAGATGGGCTATTACTTGAAACTTTTTACGATGAATTTGAATTACTACATGCAGTGAAAGTGCTAAGGAAGCAAACGGATATACCAATTATTGCACAGCTAGCGCTTCATGAAGCAGGCACAACACAAAATGGCAATGATGTAAATGAAATATTAACACAGCTTTTAGATTATGGTGCAAATGTAGTCGGTTTAAACTGTCAGTTAGGGCCTCTTCATATGACGGAAGCTCTCAAAATGATATCGATTCCGAAAAGCGGCTATTTGTCGGCTTATCCAAATGCAGGCCTTCCGAACTATGTAGAAGGACGTTACGTATATGAAGGAAGCCCTGCTTATTTTGAAGAGATGACACCGAAATTTATTGAGCAAGGTATTCGTTTGCTAGGGGGGTGTTGTGGTACAACGCCAGCACATATTGAAAGGATGAAGCGTGCAATTGCGAATGTAACGCCTGTTACAGAAAAACAAATTGTTCAAAGACAACAAGTAGTTCATATGCAAACCAAAAGAGCTAGTACCCACGTTACTCTTGCAGAAAAAGCGAAGAAACAAACAACAGTTGTTGTTGAACTAGATCCACCAAAAACATTGGATACGCAGCGCTTTTTTGAAGGTGCAAGGGCATTGAAAAGAGCGGGAGCAGATGCGATTACGTTAGCAGATAACTCGTTAGCATCCCCGCGCATTTCAAATATGGCAATGGGAGCATTGTTAACGAAGCATGATATTCCAGTGCTAACGCATTTAACGTGCCGTGATCATAATGTGATTGGCTTACAATCTCATTTACTTGGTTTATCGGCTTTAGGAATGGAAGAAGTGTTAGCTTTAACAGGTGATCCAGCTCGTGTTGGTGATTTTCCAGGGGCAACTTCTGTCTATGATTTGTCTTCTATCGAATTAATTAAAATGATTAAAGAAATGAATGAAGGACGTTCTATTTTAGGGAAAACAATTGGCTCTGCGACGAGATTTTCTGTTGGAGGAGCTTTTAATCCACATGTGAGACACTTAAAAGCAGCGGTGAAGCGAATGGAACGAAAAGTTGCGGCAGGTGCAGAGTATTTTTTGACACAACCCATTTACGATGTGGACTTAATTGAAGAAGTATATGAGGCAACAAAGCACTTAGAACAGCCCGTTTTTATTGGAATTATGCCTTTAGTAAGTAAGCGTAATGCTGATTTTCTTCATTTTGAAGTACCAGGCATTACATTGCCTGAGGAAGTAAGACAGAGAATGGGTGGACATGAAACACAGGAGTCAGCAGTTGAAGAAGGAATTCGTATTTCACAAGAATTAATTGACGCTGCGATGAAATACTTTAACGGTATTTATCTTATTACACCGTTTTTGAAATATGAAATTACAGAAAATCTCGTTAAGTATGTGAAAGAAAAGCAAGAAGTGAAAGAAGGAATCAATTGA
- a CDS encoding methionine biosynthesis PLP-dependent protein gives MSTIETKLVQIGNRSETTTGTVNPPVYFSTAYRHEGIGKSTGFDYSRTGNPTRGLLEHAIADLEEGEQGYACSSGMAAVLLVLSLFRSGDELIVSEDLYGGTYRLFSEHETKWNVRCRYVDTQSIKQIEQAITSQTKAIFIETPTNPLMQVTDITAVATIAKRHGVLLIVDNTFYTPYIQQPLTEGADIVLHSATKYLGGHNDVLSGLVVAKGQALCEELAHYHNASGAVLSPFDSWLLIRGMKTLALRMKQHEENAKKIVSYLNEENGVTDIFYPGRGGMISFRLRDEKWINPFLQSLSLITFAESLGGVESLMTYPATQTHADIPEDVRTARGVCNRLLRFSVGIENGEDLIQDLKQAIKHVKEGVRI, from the coding sequence ATGTCAACAATCGAAACAAAACTAGTTCAAATCGGAAATCGAAGCGAAACTACAACAGGAACGGTTAATCCCCCTGTTTACTTTTCAACAGCTTATCGTCATGAAGGAATCGGAAAATCAACAGGGTTTGACTATTCACGAACAGGAAACCCAACACGTGGTCTTTTAGAACACGCAATTGCTGATTTAGAAGAAGGCGAACAAGGGTATGCCTGTAGTTCGGGAATGGCAGCGGTTCTTCTTGTTCTTTCTTTATTCCGGTCTGGAGATGAACTTATCGTATCAGAAGACTTATACGGCGGAACTTATCGTTTATTTTCAGAACATGAAACAAAGTGGAATGTTCGATGTAGATACGTAGATACACAATCTATAAAACAAATAGAACAAGCTATTACTTCTCAAACAAAAGCCATTTTTATAGAAACACCCACCAATCCATTAATGCAAGTTACTGATATTACAGCTGTCGCAACTATTGCAAAACGACATGGAGTCCTTCTTATTGTAGATAATACTTTCTACACTCCTTATATACAACAACCATTAACAGAAGGAGCAGATATTGTACTTCATAGCGCCACAAAATATTTAGGTGGTCATAACGATGTATTAAGCGGACTCGTCGTTGCAAAAGGTCAAGCGCTTTGCGAAGAACTTGCCCACTATCATAACGCTTCTGGTGCTGTACTAAGCCCATTTGATTCATGGTTATTAATTCGAGGTATGAAAACATTAGCTCTTCGTATGAAACAACATGAAGAAAATGCAAAGAAAATCGTTTCTTATTTAAACGAAGAAAACGGTGTAACAGATATTTTTTATCCAGGAAGGGGCGGCATGATTTCATTTCGTCTTCGCGATGAAAAATGGATAAACCCTTTCTTACAATCTTTATCGTTAATTACTTTTGCAGAAAGCCTTGGCGGAGTTGAAAGTTTAATGACCTATCCAGCAACACAAACACATGCAGATATCCCAGAAGATGTGCGTACAGCACGCGGCGTATGTAATCGCCTCCTTCGTTTCTCCGTAGGCATTGAAAACGGTGAAGATTTAATTCAAGACTTAAAGCAAGCTATTAAACATGTAAAAGAAGGTGTAAGAATATGA
- the metC gene encoding cystathionine beta-lyase produces the protein MSYSIDTLLLHNQYKHDSQTGAVNVPIYNTSTFHQFDVDTFGKYDYSRSGNPTREALEDIIALLEGGTKGFAFASGIAAISTAFLLLSQGDHVLISEDVYGGTYRIVTEVLSRYGVSHTFVDMTNLEEVKQSIRPNTKVFYVETPSNPLLKVTDIRAVCELAKSAGALTFVDNTFLTPLFQKPLELGADVVLHSATKFIAGHSDVTAGLAVVKDEELAQKLGFLQNAFGAILGPQDCSLVLRGLKTLHVRLEHSARNADKIAHFLQKNPKIRNVYYPGLQSHLGYHIQQTQTQSAGAVLSFTLQSEDALRQFLSQVKLPVFAVSLGAVESILSYPAKMSHAALSQEARDERGISNSLLRLSVGLENVDDLIADFENALSYVEEPVNA, from the coding sequence ATGAGTTATTCAATAGATACACTCTTACTTCATAACCAATATAAACATGATTCCCAAACAGGCGCTGTTAACGTTCCGATCTATAATACATCAACATTCCATCAATTTGATGTAGATACCTTTGGAAAATACGACTATAGCCGCTCCGGGAATCCAACACGTGAAGCACTTGAAGATATCATCGCTTTATTAGAAGGGGGAACAAAAGGATTTGCCTTTGCATCTGGAATTGCAGCGATTTCTACTGCCTTCCTCCTTCTCTCACAAGGCGATCATGTTCTCATTTCAGAAGATGTATATGGGGGAACGTATCGGATTGTAACAGAAGTTCTGTCTCGTTATGGTGTTTCACATACATTCGTTGACATGACAAATTTAGAGGAAGTAAAACAAAGCATTAGACCAAATACAAAAGTTTTTTACGTTGAAACACCATCCAATCCATTGTTAAAAGTAACCGACATTCGTGCTGTTTGCGAATTAGCAAAATCCGCCGGCGCACTTACATTTGTTGACAACACATTTTTAACACCATTATTCCAAAAACCACTTGAACTCGGAGCGGATGTTGTCCTTCATAGCGCGACAAAATTCATTGCTGGTCACAGTGATGTTACAGCTGGATTAGCGGTTGTGAAAGATGAGGAACTCGCTCAAAAACTTGGTTTCTTGCAAAATGCATTTGGCGCTATATTAGGCCCACAAGATTGTTCTCTCGTTCTTCGCGGCCTAAAAACATTACACGTACGTCTCGAACACTCAGCAAGAAACGCAGATAAAATTGCTCATTTTTTGCAGAAAAATCCAAAAATTCGAAATGTGTATTATCCTGGATTACAATCACACCTCGGCTATCACATACAACAAACACAAACCCAATCTGCCGGCGCTGTTTTATCTTTCACACTGCAATCTGAAGATGCTTTGCGACAATTTTTATCTCAAGTTAAACTTCCTGTCTTTGCAGTAAGTTTAGGAGCTGTGGAATCCATCCTTTCTTACCCTGCAAAAATGTCACATGCCGCATTATCACAAGAAGCACGTGATGAAAGGGGTATTTCTAATTCATTGCTCCGTTTATCAGTTGGCCTTGAAAATGTAGATGATTTAATTGCTGATTTTGAAAATGCACTTTCTTATGTCGAAGAACCTGTGAATGCATAA
- a CDS encoding MBL fold metallo-hydrolase: MKIEFLGTGGAIPIPRPGSDSKVCKEAREKGVPYSRMGPSVFIHDLSLLIDTPEEIRLQLERAHIHRVEVGIYSHWHPDHTMGRGIWETMAFETNKNWKTTVYLPEQVAKDMKQFLGSWDHLQFIHQQGWIDLQVLQDGHSFIKNNIRVTPFRLHEEYVYAFLLEENEKKVLIAPDELYKWEPPAHLIGNLDLAILPMGMVEFSWKTKERLLERAYIERMREATFEETLEVVKKLRAKKTIITHIEEVDNLGHDELHGIAMDLQKNGLDIMFAHDTMQMEI; this comes from the coding sequence ATGAAGATTGAATTTTTAGGAACAGGTGGAGCTATTCCAATTCCAAGACCGGGAAGCGATAGTAAAGTGTGTAAAGAAGCTCGTGAAAAAGGTGTCCCGTATAGCCGAATGGGACCGAGTGTGTTTATTCATGATCTTAGTCTATTGATTGACACGCCAGAGGAAATACGTCTGCAACTAGAACGCGCTCATATTCACAGAGTGGAAGTAGGAATTTATTCACATTGGCATCCTGATCATACGATGGGGAGAGGAATTTGGGAAACAATGGCTTTTGAAACAAATAAAAATTGGAAAACAACCGTTTATTTACCAGAACAAGTAGCTAAGGATATGAAACAATTTTTAGGTTCATGGGATCATTTACAATTTATACATCAACAAGGATGGATAGATCTTCAGGTTTTGCAAGATGGGCATTCTTTTATTAAGAATAATATTAGAGTTACTCCATTTCGTTTACATGAAGAATATGTATATGCATTCCTATTAGAAGAAAATGAAAAGAAAGTACTAATTGCACCTGATGAACTATATAAATGGGAACCACCGGCACATTTAATTGGAAATTTAGATTTAGCAATATTGCCAATGGGGATGGTTGAATTTAGTTGGAAAACAAAAGAGCGGTTGCTCGAACGTGCGTACATTGAAAGGATGCGAGAAGCGACGTTTGAAGAAACTTTAGAAGTTGTGAAAAAGCTAAGAGCAAAGAAAACAATCATTACGCATATTGAAGAAGTTGATAATCTTGGTCATGATGAACTACATGGAATCGCAATGGATCTTCAGAAAAATGGACTCGATATTATGTTTGCGCATGACACGATGCAAATGGAAATATAA
- a CDS encoding metalloregulator ArsR/SmtB family transcription factor yields the protein MLETFQKELELYENNAELLKVLAHPVRLCIVKGLIERGPSNVSTMYTGLNMPQSTISQHLAKLKSAKIVSSERKGLEIYYKVENETIIQLVRVLLG from the coding sequence ATGTTAGAAACCTTTCAAAAGGAATTAGAACTATACGAAAATAATGCAGAATTATTGAAAGTTCTTGCTCATCCTGTTCGTTTATGTATTGTAAAAGGATTAATCGAACGTGGTCCAAGCAATGTTTCGACAATGTACACAGGCTTAAATATGCCACAATCCACAATTTCACAACATTTAGCGAAATTAAAAAGCGCTAAAATCGTTTCTAGTGAAAGAAAAGGATTAGAAATTTACTACAAAGTAGAAAATGAAACAATTATCCAACTTGTTCGTGTATTACTAGGTTAG
- a CDS encoding SAM-dependent methyltransferase, which produces MGMEFVLRKWMEKEMDFSISYSTYINLALYDEECGYYMKEREKIGRNGDFFTSSNISSVFAKTFTRFFIRLVENEKIPPSICEIGGGTGRFAHAVLQEWQQFSPETFTNLQYSIIEVSPFHRKLQKHQLDFFQNVSQYKSYEELGKSFTGIVFSNELFDAFPVKVIEKRDGHLYEVRITYTDEGKLGEVLRPIEERIKSYLQRHRIELSEGQRFEVPLAMETYMQEVARWLKEGLFITVDYGYTKAEWMHPAHREGSLRGYYNHRLIRNPLKYPGEMDITAHIHWDEFKEIGKENALHTVWHTKQREFLLAAGILEQLASHQDSDPFSVKQKQNRAIRSMILHGGMSDAFDVVVQKKGMSHFDLKQYLHI; this is translated from the coding sequence ATGGGGATGGAGTTCGTTTTAAGAAAATGGATGGAGAAAGAAATGGATTTTTCGATTTCATATAGCACATATATAAACCTTGCACTATATGATGAGGAGTGCGGATACTATATGAAAGAACGTGAGAAGATCGGAAGGAATGGCGACTTTTTTACAAGTAGCAACATCTCTTCTGTATTTGCAAAGACATTCACACGTTTTTTTATTCGCCTTGTTGAAAATGAAAAAATCCCTCCAAGTATTTGTGAAATTGGCGGAGGAACAGGAAGATTTGCTCACGCTGTTTTGCAAGAATGGCAACAGTTCTCCCCGGAGACTTTTACAAATTTACAGTATTCTATTATTGAAGTGAGTCCTTTCCATAGAAAATTACAAAAACATCAGCTTGATTTCTTTCAAAATGTTTCGCAGTACAAATCCTATGAGGAGTTAGGTAAGTCTTTTACAGGAATTGTTTTTTCAAATGAATTGTTTGATGCATTTCCTGTTAAAGTGATTGAGAAACGAGATGGTCATTTGTATGAAGTACGGATTACGTATACAGATGAAGGAAAGCTTGGGGAAGTATTAAGGCCGATAGAAGAAAGAATAAAGAGTTACCTTCAAAGACATCGTATTGAACTTTCTGAAGGACAACGATTTGAAGTGCCGCTAGCAATGGAAACATATATGCAAGAAGTTGCTAGATGGCTCAAAGAAGGATTATTCATCACGGTTGATTATGGGTATACAAAGGCGGAGTGGATGCATCCGGCACACCGTGAAGGAAGTCTAAGAGGTTATTATAACCATAGGCTCATTCGAAATCCTCTGAAGTATCCAGGTGAAATGGATATAACAGCACATATTCATTGGGATGAATTCAAAGAAATAGGAAAAGAGAATGCTCTACACACAGTGTGGCATACAAAGCAAAGGGAGTTTTTACTTGCGGCAGGTATATTAGAACAACTTGCTAGTCATCAAGATTCCGATCCTTTTTCTGTGAAACAGAAACAAAACAGGGCGATTCGTTCTATGATCTTACATGGGGGGATGAGCGATGCTTTTGATGTTGTTGTACAAAAAAAAGGAATGTCACATTTTGATTTGAAGCAGTATTTACATATATAG
- a CDS encoding MBL fold metallo-hydrolase, whose product MKWIQMPLGPLQTNAYILSNDQKECIIFDPGSEGEKLVTYLQEEKLKPLAVLLTHAHFDHIGAVDTVRDAFHIPVYVHKEEADWLGDENVNGSQIFMMNRSITAKPADQIIEGEGMLTIGSFTFEMFETPGHSPGSISYYCKEANAVFSGDVLFQMSIGRTDLPGGSFTELIGSIEEKLFMLPNETAVLCGHGPETNVGFEKENNPFLQ is encoded by the coding sequence ATGAAATGGATACAAATGCCATTAGGGCCATTACAAACAAATGCATATATTTTAAGCAATGATCAAAAAGAATGTATTATTTTTGATCCAGGTAGTGAAGGAGAGAAGCTCGTAACGTATTTACAAGAAGAAAAGTTAAAACCACTAGCAGTTTTATTAACGCATGCTCATTTCGATCATATCGGTGCCGTTGATACTGTGAGAGATGCTTTTCATATCCCGGTGTATGTACATAAAGAGGAAGCGGATTGGCTAGGTGATGAGAATGTCAATGGTTCACAAATTTTTATGATGAATCGAAGTATTACAGCGAAACCAGCTGATCAAATTATTGAAGGAGAAGGAATGTTAACAATTGGATCTTTTACATTTGAAATGTTTGAGACACCAGGACATTCTCCAGGTAGTATCTCATATTACTGTAAAGAGGCAAATGCGGTATTTTCAGGAGATGTATTATTCCAAATGAGTATTGGTCGAACAGATTTACCAGGAGGAAGTTTTACAGAATTAATTGGAAGTATTGAAGAAAAATTATTTATGCTGCCAAATGAAACAGCAGTATTATGTGGACATGGGCCAGAAACAAATGTTGGCTTCGAAAAAGAAAATAATCCATTTTTACAATAA
- a CDS encoding DUF2759 domain-containing protein: protein MGLVIIFALVTLLAVFATLRTLREKNLLAGGFAIATVLVFGWFTIMTVLNSGYPPAT from the coding sequence ATGGGTCTTGTTATCATTTTTGCGCTAGTCACTCTGTTAGCTGTATTCGCAACCCTTAGAACGTTACGTGAAAAAAATCTACTTGCGGGCGGCTTTGCTATTGCAACCGTACTTGTTTTCGGATGGTTTACAATTATGACTGTCCTTAATAGCGGGTACCCACCTGCTACTTAA